The proteins below come from a single Vanessa tameamea isolate UH-Manoa-2023 chromosome 15, ilVanTame1 primary haplotype, whole genome shotgun sequence genomic window:
- the LOC113399083 gene encoding organic solute transporter alpha-like protein produces MDLLSAESSGQRVLAARHISAETSLPEVNNAINTTLLCHSYSLQPDFVSYLAVLKSNAWIIWSCGLVVVLTLCLLYILTLRSALRYWKESSTSLAIVLAVYPLVAAMALLTTILPRVRIIAEAITQEAVMVAMYHFYFLIIAECGGTNQLVRRSEGSQMETRVLPCCCWPCCILPRPQVQKRSLTWLRYLVLQMPVIQALLYLIVLILWAEDMMLYLNSFIYIQPFIAVSILSGVWGVIMCVRAAEATGSTPRPRFLALQLVLLIVKLQCGFAKIVPELFDLPCIMALHPSVFVNMIQNIIMIFEMLLLSIWAWRLYSVPPGKMADKVQHIVVAVLEDSLTSNEKIKEADTCSSRTNIKRDE; encoded by the exons ATGGATTTGTTAAGTGCCGAAAGTAGCGGACAGAGAGTTTTGGCAGCTCGTCACATAAGTGCTGAGACATCATTGCCAGAAGTAAACAATGCGATTAATACAACTTTATTGTGCCATAGCTATAGCCTTCAGCCTGATTTCGTCTCATATTTGGCAG TTCTCAAATCCAACGCATGGATTATATGGTCCTGTGGACTAGTGGTGGTGCTAACATTATGTCTTCTATATATCTTAACCCTACGGTCTGCGCTACGCTATTGGAAGGAGTCGAGTACAAGTTTAGCCATTGTTTTGGCTGTTTATCCA TTGGTCGCAGCAATGGCTCTACTTACAACCATTTTGCCTCGAGTACGAATCATAGCTGAGGCGATCACCCAAGAGGCTGTAATGGTGGCAATGTATCATTTCTATTTTCTAATCATCGCCGAGTGTGGAGGTACTAATCAACTCGTCAG acGATCTGAAGGGTCTCAAATGGAGACCAGGGTATTGCCATGCTGTTGCTGGCCTTGTTGCATCTTGCCGAGGCCGCAAGTACAAAA aagGAGTTTAACTTGGTTGAGATATCTGGTGCTGCAGATGCCTGTAATCCAAGCTTTATTGTACTTGATTGTTCTAATTCTTTGGGCTGAAGATATG ATGTTATACCTGAACAGTTTTATCTACATTCAACCGTTCATCGCCGTCTCGATATTGTCAGGTGTATGGGGTGTAATAATGTGCGTGCGCGCAGCTGAGGCTACAGGATCCACTCCTAGGCCCAGATTCTTAGCCTTGCAGCTAGTTCTTTTGATTGTTAAGTTACAATGTGGCTTTGCAAAAATTGTGCCCGAGTTGTTTGATTTGCCTTGCATAATGGCTTTGCATCCTTCAGTATTTGTTAATA tgatacaaaatattataatgatttttgagATGTTATTATTGTCGATATGGGCTTGGCGATTGTATAGTGTGCCACCGGGAAAGATGGCGGACAAAGTACAGCACATAGTGGTCGCGGTACTTGAAGACAGTCTCACTAGCAACGAGAAAATAAAAGAAGCAGACACATGCAGCAGCAGAACAAATATCAAACGTGATGAGTGA
- the LOC113399161 gene encoding uncharacterized protein LOC113399161, with product MESETSRTLRRHKQEEDTWRRRCGCLRTSEKLKQILDSFPPPPPPTPDHAEKKSITPLGNNCISAYCTHVHQTCPSTKLGRFCEESSEICAEQSLKVNSHSWRIVTELVQLLQLSVTATALALYYLIYCYMQLIYYTLRSALYFHNADGAMKITIGVVTITSIFVAFNLIIRLERFIGVF from the exons atggAATCCGAGACTAGTCGTACACTGCGACGTCATAAGCAGGAAGAAGACACCTGGCGGCGACGTTGTGGCTGTCTCCGGACCAGCGAGAAATTGAAACAGATTCTTGATTCGTTTCCCCCACCCCCACCACCAACACCAGACCATGCAGAGAAGAAGTCCATTACCCCT ctAGGAAATAATTGTATATCCGCATATTGCACACATGTTCATCAAACTTGCCCGTCAACTAAATTGGGGAGATTTTGCGAAGAATCATCAGAAATTTGCGCAGAGCAATCTTTAAAA GTAAATAGTCATTCGTGGCGAATTGTGACCGAGCTGGTGCAACTGCTCCAGCTGTCGGTGACCGCGACTGCGCTGGCGTTGTACTACCTAATTTACTGCTACATGCAATTAATCTATTACACTTTGAGGAGCGCTTTGTACTTTCATAATGCTGATGG TGCAATGAAGATAACAATAGGCGTTGTTACAATAACGTCCATATTTGTCGCCTTTAACCTGATAATAAGACTCGAACGCTTCATTGgagtattttaa
- the LOC113399066 gene encoding uncharacterized protein DDB_G0281025 isoform X2: MVDKMKSEKSQLTKDIATLSVRLAESKHNFSMLQKENERYKNDMNLAIQLLQCKPDNFVSQKLDNLPVDTQARVSQYVMSKTSKPASSTQSKNGNEIDTFDASEYEFNISASLMSKILEDSIQDSVTKHCDTCTCSKSQSKPFCYNESYYTVSTQTILSGDVKNYLCMNCNSEIKSIHSALSVRSSSPSAVKMVNDKTSHSPLYIAPQPLVLEQREPSDLVMENIKPNNIINDMIIKTENNLKLEADIQREIAYKLEEDIKIRNNSINMEPSVHHKLCDRTKTSISSKKSSIHSVCNDDLLIRDVSNSKDIKSGDAITPIESVNLRKNSHSSMGAVSRTSSIAKSTVSTHKSNTQVGPGPRFCHLRMQAGSKNILVDNAEPDVPPVLYRRQSKCNENSIFKDLNEGLDNFIDLEKNDVELKSDVKDDLVVVETTLIDVHVDNNNKETGLTVKNNSINPILLNVSSSPLQPLKTHNFSNTSEHNNNDSHIGSQKNVSEIDNLLNDFNDDINNSKTNHNSNSETSKKTDVLTPIDNHEIKIFNFDRYEQSKAPSQYTRPIKKIDMSQLHSIENTKISKDYPPLGDLNKKPETIKPPLPNIVNVYPNLTQTHLKVNENKKVFTNEQSTSSLSSDDSAALLQKQQLLRVAEWVEKNLEQQNNLNDPLEDECLFPNRMRRDSKINRLTETLNELALNMPHPVSKYSRYSREPRNNWPHNSVTAQSTHQDKNIKPSASNSKIVNNLVKETIFPVEYGDDTVTEINNAAKVFNRSDIADIDVGKELRDALKSKGEKEISSEDLARMEYNVKKFLLSGPYWVNPGVGRSRRTSSKTETDV; encoded by the exons ATGGTAGATAAGATGAAGAGCGAAAAAAGCCAATTGACAAAAGACATTGCCACTTTGTCTGTTAGATTAGCAGAATCTAAACACAATTTTAGTATGCTACAAAAAGAGAAT gaaagatataaaaatgatatgaaCTTAGCAATTCAGTTGTTACAATGCAAGCCTGATAATTTTGTGTCGCAGAAACTTGACAAT CTGCCAGTTGACACTCAGGCAAGAGTATCACAGTATGTGATGTCAAAGACTTCAAAACCGGCaagttctacacaatcaaagaATGGAAATGAAATTGATACTTTTGATGCAAGTGAGTATGAATTCAATATTTCCGCATCACTTATGTCTAAAATACTAGAAGATAGTATCCAAGACTCGGTGACTAAACATTGTGATACCTGCACTTGCTCAAAATCTCAAAGTAAACCATTTTGTTATAACGAAAGTTACTACACAGTATCAACACAAACAATATTGAGTGGAGATGTGAAAAATTACCTTTGTATGAATTGCAATTCAGAAATAAAGTCGATTCATTCAGCTCTTAGTGTCAGAAGCAGCTCTCCTTCAGCTGTTAAAATGGTTAATGATAAAACTTCACATAGCCCTTTATACATAGCACCGCAACCTCTTGTACTTGAACAAAGAGAGCCTTCTGACTTAGTAATGGAAAATATTAaacctaataatattataaatgacatgatcattaaaactgaaaataatctGAAACTGGAAGCAGATATCCAAAGAGAAATCGCTTATAAATTGGAAGAAGATATTAAGATACGAAACAATAGCATTAACATGGAGCCATCCGTCCATCACAAGCTTTGTGATAGGACAAAAACTTCGATTTCTAGCAAAAAAAGTAGTATTCATAGCGTTTGTAACGATGATTTGCTCATTAGAGATGTATCAAATAGCAAGGACATTAAATCGGGCGATGCAATAACGCCAATTGAAAGTGTTAATTTGAGGAAAAATTCTCATAGCTCCATGGGCGCTGTTAGCCGAACATCGTCGATAGCCAAATCAACAGTAAGCACACATAAATCGAACACTCAAGTGGGTCCTGGACCGAGGTTTTGTCATTTGCGTATGCAAGCTggatctaaaaatatattagttgacAATGCAGAACCTGATGTACCGCCGGTCTTATATAGACGTCAAAGTAAATGTAACGAAAATTCCATATTCAAAGACCTCAATGAGGGCTTagataattttatagatttagaGAAGAATGACGTTGAATTAAAGAGTGATGTCAAAGATGATCTCGTAGTTGTAGAAACTACTTTAATTGATGTCcatgttgataataataataaagaaactgGTTTGACAGTTAAAAACAATTCGATTAATCCGATATTATTGAATGTTTCATCGTCTCCTCTACAACCGTTAAAAActcataatttttcaaatacatcagagcataataataatgactCTCATATCGGTAGCCAGAAAAATGTTTCAGAAATAGATAATTTGCTAAACGACTTCAATGACGATATTAATAATTCGAAAACCAATCACAATTCAAACAGCGAGACCAGTAAGAAGACAGATGTATTAACGCCTATTGATAATCatgagattaaaatatttaactttgatCGTTACGAACAAAGCAAAGCACCTAGTCAGTATACGCgaccgataaaaaaaatagacatgTCGCAATTGCATTctattgaaaatacaaaaatttcaaaAGATTATCCACCCCTTGGTGATCTCAATAAAAAGCCTGAAACAATAAAACCGCCTCTAccaaatattgtaaatgtgtaTCCTAACCTGACTCAGACACATTTAAAAGTGAATGAAAATAAGAAAGTCTTCACAAATGAACAAAGCACTAGTTCACTTTCAAGTGATGATAGCGCGGCTCTGTTACAAAAACAGCAATTACTTCGAGTTGCAGAATGGGTCGAAAAGAATTTAGagcaacaaaataatttaaatgatccaCTAGAAGACGAATGCCTTTTTCCAAATCGAATGAGAAGAGATAGTAAGATAAACAGGCTTACTGAAACTTTAAATGAACTAGCACTCAACATGCCACATCCCGTCAGCAAATACTCGAGATATTCCAGAGAGCCACGGAATAATTGGCCTCATAATAGTGTCACAGCTCAAAGCACGCATcaggataaaaatataaagcctAGTGCATCTAATTCGAAGATTGTTAATAACCTCGTGAAAGAAACCATTTTTCCAGTTGAATATGGCGATGATACAGTTACAGAGATCAATAACGCAGCCAAGGTTTTTAATCGCAGCGACATTGCCGATATTGACGTAGGAAAAGAGTTGCGAGACGCTTTGAAATCGAAAGGCGAAAAGGAAATTTCGTCCGAAGATTTGGCAAGAATGGAGTATAATGTGAAGAAATTCTTACTTAGTGGGCCTTATTGGGTGAATCCGGGTGTTGGTAGGAGTCGGCGCACAAGCAGCAAAACTGAGACTGATGTATAA
- the LOC113399065 gene encoding uncharacterized protein LOC113399065, producing the protein MGNLLSGTSTESNASTLNNVASESNTMENVNILVDNDEPVIEEQFHDIISDDEETRVKNKEKEMNEFRKQLSIKREQRKEILARHRSEKKDLENALQDEKESKIQLYETNRLLRELLKKNNIEIPENIEPVNEKSYISESITQMRAEIEKLKSNNNKLRCDLANSNHALQTAYTDIAELSAQNTESIKQVNALKEVITVSKTLISLREQQLTELKDKLNEIEQSLADRETNMLSADLRQEYERQLQNIRTLRGLYEERARLADVSRQALARDLEEQKLLLEAETNKTTELTNKIEELETKISDLEETVDDKNNLISASREETRGLKAEMLVINKLFSQVLLGYKNKQDLDKLVHRLEENHGLLTQMAGRENGSEVSTELPKLLLEIVSQIDEDDNNDLNMTNEEIPIAENDSQNFVNTTPEEIVENLPKVWRVLMELLSHQSEADTNTSEKVTTCYKSVETKSGPVLVPSVSQTYIRLKDLILEKLTLIKEVSRMKQLNTHLESRLEEQERRLCLVTNELSKTWHVVGRLRRHHHQLHTHEKILKYELQQKRKLLNELKEELEYCREKWEQAREKNTQSEKDWRKLRTEFSNRKLKPEQAALNNSAESGYSDERPSDSSESNDESEYVEMKVKCKKKQKKSFETIIDSSTDFNLAAEREDPASDLLDVAELPLDTQDDNPECDVSDLCKSEIILKDVKVYDETEDEIADMANDSCLEDISIAESPVADKSTCDNTNVQTTNLSNLDSNSVDHLDEVAIPSNQSEDKTEMINFGHTEDKSNSECKSDSDKNIHETQIHLNLCNDISKIPDCKSTENIPQSSTQHSEQITEIDFRAILENVKKQNERLQIKDKRLDSLENECSSVVANISNTLNSGDEMIAKLDSLHTNFNQSVPDQTQLPKQENICSNENQNPTDLEEPSSSRDIDHEARFAARDIRLKRLEEQTKSLVSKVNKTATKGVKIHYKLEELHNIYGSENSRSGTPSEDTEDISQNDDEMPNE; encoded by the exons ATGGGAAACTTACTCAGTGGTACTTCAACAGAGAGTAACGCTTCAACTTTAAATAACGTAGCAAGTGAGAGTAACACAATGGAAAACGTCAACATCTTAGTTGATAACGATGAACCAGTCATTGAAGAACAGTTCCATGACATTATTAGTGATGATGAAGAAACACGtgttaaaaataaggaaaaggAAATGAATGAATTCAGAAAACAGTTAAGTATCAAACGTGAACAAAGAAAAGAAATATTAGCTCGACATAGATCTGAAAAGAAAGATTTAGAGAATGCTTTACAAGATGAAAAAGAgtctaaaatacaattatatgaaaCAAATAGACTTCTTCGCGaactattaaagaaaaataacattgaGATACCAGAAAATATTGAACCTGTTAACGAAAAATCTTATATCTCAGAGTCTATAACACAAATGAGAGCAGAAATCGAAAAATTAAAAtccaacaataataaattaagatgtGATTTAGCAAATTCAAATCATGCACTTCAAACAGCATATACAGATATTGCAGAATTAAGTGCTCAAAATACAGAATCTATTAAGCAAGTTAACGCACTGAAAGAAGTTATAACAGTAAGCAAGACATTGATCAGCCTTCGTGAACAACAACTTACAGAG ttAAAAGATAAACTTAATGAAATAGAACAATCTCTTGCTGATAGAGAAACAAACATGCTATCAGCTGATTTAAGACAAGAATACGAACGGCAGTTACAAAATATCCGGACATTACGTGGGTTATATGAAGAGCGAGCTAGATTAGCTGATGTATCAAGACAAGCTCTAGCCAGAGATTTAGAAGAGCAAAAACTGCTTCTTGAGGCCGAAACtaataa AACGACTGAATTAACCAATAAAATTGAGGAACTTGAAACCAAGATTAGCGACTTAGAAGAAACAGTTGAcgacaaaaataacttaatatctgCTTCTCGCGAGGAAACACGAGGATTAAAAGCAGAAATGTTGGTTATTAATAAG TTATTTTCGCAAGTATTATTGGGTTACAAAAATAAGCAAGATTTAGACAAACTAGTGCACCGTCTGGAAGAAAACCACGGCTTACTAACGCAAATGGCCGGAAGAGAGAATGGTTCAGAAGTATCTACAGAACTACCAAAATTATTGTTGGAGATCGTCAGCCAAATAGACGAGGATGACAATAATGACTTGAATATGACTAACGAAGAAATCCCAATTGCAGAAAATGATTCCCAAAACTttg TCAATACAACACCTGAAGAAATAGTTGAGAATCTTCCGAAAGTCTGGCGCGTTTTAATGGAACTATTAAGTCATCAAAGCGAAGCTGACACCAATACCTCTGAGAAAGTAACAACCTGTTACAAGTCTGTCGAAACAAAATCAGGACCCGTTCTTGTGCCAAGTGTTAGTCAAACTTATATAAGGCTTaag GATTTGATTCTTGAAAAATTGACTTTGATCAAAGAAGTTAGTCGTATGAAACAACTGAATACACATCTAGAATCACGTTTAGAAGAACAAGAAAGGAGACTTTGTCTGGTCACAAACGAATTAAGTAAGACCTGGCACGTCGTCGGTAGGCTACGACGTCACCATCATCAATTACATACCCATGAAAAGATACTGAAATACGAACTACAACAAAAACGAAAATTACTGAATGAGCTAAAGGAAGAGCTTGAATATTGCCGTGAGAAATGGGAACAGGCGAGAGAGAAAAATACTCAATCTGAAAAAGACTGGCGCAAACTACGAACTGAGTTTTCAAACAGAAAATTAAAGCCAGAGCAAGCCGCTTTAAATAATTCTGCTGAGAGTGGTTATAGTGACGAGAGACCATCGGATTCATCGGAGTCAAATGATGAAAGTGAGTATGTTGAGATGAAggtaaaatgtaaaaagaagCAAAAAAAGTCATTTGAAACTATTATAGACTCAAGTACTGATTTTAATTTGGCTGCAGAAAGGGAAGATCCTGCAAGTGATTTGTTAGATGTAGCAGAACTTCCACTAGATACTCAAGATGATAATCCCGAATGCGACGTGTCAGATTTATGTAAAAGTGAGATTATCTTAAAAGATGTAAAAGTATACGACGAAACTGAAGATGAAATAGCTGATATGGCTAATGATTCGTGTTTAGAAGACATTTCCATTGCAGAAAGTCCCGTTGCAGATAAATCTACATGTGATAATACAAATGTTCAAACAACCAACTTAAGTAATCTAGATAGTAATTCTGTAGATCACCTCGATGAGGTAGCGATACCTAGCAACCAAAGCGAAGATAAAACGGAGATGATAAACTTTGGACACACCGAAGACAAAAGTAATTCTGAATGTAAGAGCGActctgataaaaatattcatgaaaCGCAAATACACTTAAATCTATGTAACGATATAAGCAAAATTCCTGATTGTAAGTCAACCGAAAATATACCTCAAAGTTCCACACAACATTCAGAACAAATTACAGAAATCGATTTTAGAGCAATattagaaaatgtaaaaaaacaaaatgaacgaCTTCAGATTAAAGACAAACGCTTAGATAGTTTAGAAAATGAATGTTCATCTGTTGTTGCAAATATATCTAATACTCTTAACTCTGGAGATGAAATGATTGCTAAATTAGATAGCTTGCATACAAATTTCAACCAAAGCGTACCAGATCAAACACAGTTACCAAAACAAGAAAACATATGCagtaatgaaaatcaaaatccaACTGATTTAGAAGAACCATCATCGTCCAGAGATATTGACCATGAAGCTAGATTTGCCGCCCGTGATATACGATTGAAAAGATTGGAAGAGCAAACAAAATCTTTAgtgagtaaagtaaataaaaccgCAACGAAAGGTGTGAAAATCCATTACAAGCTAGAAGAACTGCATAATATTTATGGTTCTGAAAATTCGCGGTCCGGAACACCATCAGAAGATACTGAAGATATTTCACAAAATGATGATGAAATGCCaaacgaataa
- the LOC113399066 gene encoding uncharacterized protein DDB_G0281025 isoform X1, whose translation MDESIKNSPCKECSDGVEAQLRKEVDHLRAHLAERDAHFVALETEFFKSSSRANDLEEQIGTWREKYERLYDSHKRVQKLNQVLEDKLLQMVDKMKSEKSQLTKDIATLSVRLAESKHNFSMLQKENERYKNDMNLAIQLLQCKPDNFVSQKLDNLPVDTQARVSQYVMSKTSKPASSTQSKNGNEIDTFDASEYEFNISASLMSKILEDSIQDSVTKHCDTCTCSKSQSKPFCYNESYYTVSTQTILSGDVKNYLCMNCNSEIKSIHSALSVRSSSPSAVKMVNDKTSHSPLYIAPQPLVLEQREPSDLVMENIKPNNIINDMIIKTENNLKLEADIQREIAYKLEEDIKIRNNSINMEPSVHHKLCDRTKTSISSKKSSIHSVCNDDLLIRDVSNSKDIKSGDAITPIESVNLRKNSHSSMGAVSRTSSIAKSTVSTHKSNTQVGPGPRFCHLRMQAGSKNILVDNAEPDVPPVLYRRQSKCNENSIFKDLNEGLDNFIDLEKNDVELKSDVKDDLVVVETTLIDVHVDNNNKETGLTVKNNSINPILLNVSSSPLQPLKTHNFSNTSEHNNNDSHIGSQKNVSEIDNLLNDFNDDINNSKTNHNSNSETSKKTDVLTPIDNHEIKIFNFDRYEQSKAPSQYTRPIKKIDMSQLHSIENTKISKDYPPLGDLNKKPETIKPPLPNIVNVYPNLTQTHLKVNENKKVFTNEQSTSSLSSDDSAALLQKQQLLRVAEWVEKNLEQQNNLNDPLEDECLFPNRMRRDSKINRLTETLNELALNMPHPVSKYSRYSREPRNNWPHNSVTAQSTHQDKNIKPSASNSKIVNNLVKETIFPVEYGDDTVTEINNAAKVFNRSDIADIDVGKELRDALKSKGEKEISSEDLARMEYNVKKFLLSGPYWVNPGVGRSRRTSSKTETDV comes from the exons ATGGATGAAAGCATAAAGAACTCCCCTTGTAAG GAATGTAGTGATGGTGTTGAAGCACAGTTGCGCAAGGAAGTGGACCACTTGCGTGCTCATCTCGCTGAGCGTGATGCACACTTTGTAGCTCTTGAGACAGAATTTTTCAAGTCTTCATCTAGAGCTAATGATTTAGAAGAGCAAATTGGTACATGGAGGGAAAAATATGAAag ATTATATGATTCGCATAAACGAGTTCAAAAATTGAATCAAGTACTTGAGGACAAATTACTTCAAATGGTAGATAAGATGAAGAGCGAAAAAAGCCAATTGACAAAAGACATTGCCACTTTGTCTGTTAGATTAGCAGAATCTAAACACAATTTTAGTATGCTACAAAAAGAGAAT gaaagatataaaaatgatatgaaCTTAGCAATTCAGTTGTTACAATGCAAGCCTGATAATTTTGTGTCGCAGAAACTTGACAAT CTGCCAGTTGACACTCAGGCAAGAGTATCACAGTATGTGATGTCAAAGACTTCAAAACCGGCaagttctacacaatcaaagaATGGAAATGAAATTGATACTTTTGATGCAAGTGAGTATGAATTCAATATTTCCGCATCACTTATGTCTAAAATACTAGAAGATAGTATCCAAGACTCGGTGACTAAACATTGTGATACCTGCACTTGCTCAAAATCTCAAAGTAAACCATTTTGTTATAACGAAAGTTACTACACAGTATCAACACAAACAATATTGAGTGGAGATGTGAAAAATTACCTTTGTATGAATTGCAATTCAGAAATAAAGTCGATTCATTCAGCTCTTAGTGTCAGAAGCAGCTCTCCTTCAGCTGTTAAAATGGTTAATGATAAAACTTCACATAGCCCTTTATACATAGCACCGCAACCTCTTGTACTTGAACAAAGAGAGCCTTCTGACTTAGTAATGGAAAATATTAaacctaataatattataaatgacatgatcattaaaactgaaaataatctGAAACTGGAAGCAGATATCCAAAGAGAAATCGCTTATAAATTGGAAGAAGATATTAAGATACGAAACAATAGCATTAACATGGAGCCATCCGTCCATCACAAGCTTTGTGATAGGACAAAAACTTCGATTTCTAGCAAAAAAAGTAGTATTCATAGCGTTTGTAACGATGATTTGCTCATTAGAGATGTATCAAATAGCAAGGACATTAAATCGGGCGATGCAATAACGCCAATTGAAAGTGTTAATTTGAGGAAAAATTCTCATAGCTCCATGGGCGCTGTTAGCCGAACATCGTCGATAGCCAAATCAACAGTAAGCACACATAAATCGAACACTCAAGTGGGTCCTGGACCGAGGTTTTGTCATTTGCGTATGCAAGCTggatctaaaaatatattagttgacAATGCAGAACCTGATGTACCGCCGGTCTTATATAGACGTCAAAGTAAATGTAACGAAAATTCCATATTCAAAGACCTCAATGAGGGCTTagataattttatagatttagaGAAGAATGACGTTGAATTAAAGAGTGATGTCAAAGATGATCTCGTAGTTGTAGAAACTACTTTAATTGATGTCcatgttgataataataataaagaaactgGTTTGACAGTTAAAAACAATTCGATTAATCCGATATTATTGAATGTTTCATCGTCTCCTCTACAACCGTTAAAAActcataatttttcaaatacatcagagcataataataatgactCTCATATCGGTAGCCAGAAAAATGTTTCAGAAATAGATAATTTGCTAAACGACTTCAATGACGATATTAATAATTCGAAAACCAATCACAATTCAAACAGCGAGACCAGTAAGAAGACAGATGTATTAACGCCTATTGATAATCatgagattaaaatatttaactttgatCGTTACGAACAAAGCAAAGCACCTAGTCAGTATACGCgaccgataaaaaaaatagacatgTCGCAATTGCATTctattgaaaatacaaaaatttcaaaAGATTATCCACCCCTTGGTGATCTCAATAAAAAGCCTGAAACAATAAAACCGCCTCTAccaaatattgtaaatgtgtaTCCTAACCTGACTCAGACACATTTAAAAGTGAATGAAAATAAGAAAGTCTTCACAAATGAACAAAGCACTAGTTCACTTTCAAGTGATGATAGCGCGGCTCTGTTACAAAAACAGCAATTACTTCGAGTTGCAGAATGGGTCGAAAAGAATTTAGagcaacaaaataatttaaatgatccaCTAGAAGACGAATGCCTTTTTCCAAATCGAATGAGAAGAGATAGTAAGATAAACAGGCTTACTGAAACTTTAAATGAACTAGCACTCAACATGCCACATCCCGTCAGCAAATACTCGAGATATTCCAGAGAGCCACGGAATAATTGGCCTCATAATAGTGTCACAGCTCAAAGCACGCATcaggataaaaatataaagcctAGTGCATCTAATTCGAAGATTGTTAATAACCTCGTGAAAGAAACCATTTTTCCAGTTGAATATGGCGATGATACAGTTACAGAGATCAATAACGCAGCCAAGGTTTTTAATCGCAGCGACATTGCCGATATTGACGTAGGAAAAGAGTTGCGAGACGCTTTGAAATCGAAAGGCGAAAAGGAAATTTCGTCCGAAGATTTGGCAAGAATGGAGTATAATGTGAAGAAATTCTTACTTAGTGGGCCTTATTGGGTGAATCCGGGTGTTGGTAGGAGTCGGCGCACAAGCAGCAAAACTGAGACTGATGTATAA